Proteins from one Tolypothrix sp. NIES-4075 genomic window:
- a CDS encoding tyrosine-type recombinase/integrase produces the protein MPPPDDDGSLVRANPFALALERDLLQELLVGKRNKSTRHEYAKDLKNFFMTVCGIEPTAVLVAQFLQMDRFSAVTLVLRYKAMLVDQELKEATVNRRLAAIKALVNYAYKVGKCDWTLADIKCEKVKPYRDTTGIGPEAFKKMLAVPDRETLKGKRDYALLRLLWANALRREEVSHCNIEDLDLYARTLAILGKGRGTQKENIDLHPKTCNALQEWLLVRRELDIKQPLFISLRPLKGHRLTGDGIRKIVVAIAKRAGISKTISPHRIRHSSVTAALDASSGDVRSVQKLSRHASLNTLMIYDDNRTKAQGKITALLEDLV, from the coding sequence ATGCCGCCACCAGATGATGATGGTTCACTCGTAAGGGCAAATCCCTTTGCTCTAGCCCTCGAACGCGATTTGTTGCAGGAATTATTGGTGGGCAAGCGCAATAAGAGTACTCGGCACGAGTATGCTAAGGATTTAAAGAACTTTTTCATGACGGTGTGCGGTATTGAACCAACTGCGGTGTTGGTGGCGCAGTTTCTACAAATGGACAGGTTCTCGGCGGTGACGCTGGTCTTGCGCTATAAGGCGATGCTGGTTGACCAGGAGTTGAAGGAAGCGACTGTAAATCGCAGGTTGGCGGCAATTAAGGCGTTGGTTAATTATGCCTATAAGGTGGGGAAGTGCGATTGGACTTTGGCTGATATTAAGTGTGAGAAAGTAAAGCCCTACCGGGATACGACAGGGATTGGTCCAGAAGCATTTAAGAAAATGTTAGCAGTACCCGATAGAGAAACGTTGAAAGGGAAGCGCGATTATGCGCTGCTGCGGCTGTTGTGGGCAAATGCGTTGCGGCGTGAGGAGGTTTCCCACTGCAATATTGAGGATTTAGATTTGTATGCAAGGACGCTGGCTATCCTGGGGAAGGGTAGGGGAACCCAAAAGGAAAATATCGATTTACATCCCAAAACTTGCAATGCGCTACAGGAATGGTTGTTGGTGCGTCGGGAGTTAGATATCAAGCAACCGTTGTTTATTTCGCTACGACCGCTGAAAGGGCATCGGCTGACGGGCGATGGCATTCGCAAGATTGTTGTGGCGATTGCAAAGCGAGCTGGTATTTCTAAAACTATCAGCCCGCACAGAATCAGGCATTCGTCGGTAACGGCAGCGTTGGATGCGAGTAGTGGAGATGTCAGAAGCGTGCAAAAGTTAAGCCGCCATGCGAGTTTGAATACTTTGATGATTTACGACGATAACCGCACCAAGGCGCAGGGTAAGATTACGGCGTTGTTGGAAGATTTGGTTTGA